Genomic DNA from Frondihabitans sp. PAMC 28766:
CTGCGAGTAGGTGAGCGAGATGTCGCCGTCCGAGACGAAGACCTGGTCGGGGCGTTCGGCGGCCTTCTCGGCGACGAGTTGATAGAGCACCCGATCCTGCCAGTCGCCGGAGTCGTAGTAGGCGGCGATGTCGCCGGCCGTGTAGGGGCCGAACGGTTCGATGGTGGCGGTTTCGGTGGCCGTCGACTGCGTCATGGTGCTCCACGTCCTCAGGGTCTGGGAGGGGAGAAGGTCGGGCGCCTCGAGACCGGGGTGATCGGGCTGCTGAGAGCCCGGCACATCTTCACTGAGTGTTAAATTACCAGCGTGTCGTCATCTTCGCGTCGAGACCCGTTCACTCCTCATCTCCTCGACGGTCAACGAGTCCTCGTGACCGGGGGCGGGTCGGGGCTGGGCCTCGCCATCGCGACGGCTCTCGCCGGGCACGGGGCGCGTGTGCTGCTCTGGGGGCGTCGGCCGGCGGTGCTCGAGGAGGCTGCCTCCGGGATCGGGGCGCAGGCCGCCTTCGACGTCGTGGACGTCCGCGATCCTGAAGCCGTCGACGCGGCAGCCGAGCGAGCTTTCGACGACGCGCCGCTGACCGGGCTCGTCAACAGTGCCGCGGCCAACTTCATCGCCCCCACCGAGTCGTTGTCGCCGCGCGCCTACCGGGCCGTCGCCTCGACGGTGATGGACGGCTCGTTCTTCACCACGCACGCCCTCGGCAAGCGCTGGATCGCGCAAGCGGCGTCAGGATCCGTCGTGTCGCTGTTGACGACGTGGGTCGATACCGGCTCGGCGTTCGTGGTGCCCTCGGCGATGGCCAAGGCGGCCGTCAACGCCATGACCATGTCGCTCGCGGTCGAATGGGCGCGTTACGGCATCCGCCTGAACGCGGTGGCGCCGGGGCCGATCCCCACGGACTTCGCGTGGGAAGTGCTCGACCCGGGCGCGGCCGCCGGGGCTCCTGACGTGATCGGCGCGACCGACGTGCGGGGCATCCCGGCCGGGCGGCACGGCACGCCCGCCGAGGTGGCCAACCTGGTCATGTTCCTGCTGTCGGACGCCTGCGACTACCTCACCGGCGAGACGGTCGCGATGGACGGCGGGCAGCACCTGGCCGGCCCGTCGACGTTCGCCGGGCTCACGGCGCTCACTGTCGACGACTGGGCTGCCATCCGCGAGCGGGGCAAGGCCGCCGCCGCCGCGACGAAGGCGCGGCAGCAGCAGCAGCAGCAGCAGCAGCAGTAGTAGGCGCGGCACCTCGGGCTAGTGACGAGGTGACGCCCCGTCTTTCGGCCGAGGTGCCAGCGCCGCGGCGCTGGGAGGTCGGCCGGAATCCGGGGTCTTGCGGCGCGCGGGTCAGGCGAGGCTGGCTGTACTCGTAGAGCACCGCGAGCTTCCACGCGGCGAGCGTGACGTACCACGTCGGATCCTGCGCCTCGATGCCCTGCGCCTCGAAGTAGCGCGCGGCGAGCCATGCGGCGCGTCTCGACCCAGTCGACGGTGGGCGCAGGATCCGCCATGGTGCGGGCCAGCGACAACCTAGTCGTGGGCCGGTGCCGCTGCCCTCACTCCCGCCGCCACGAGAATGAGCCGGATTTCACGCAAATCGCCACGCCTAGTCCGAGCGTTTTACCTGAAATCGGACTCATACCGACGACGACAGCCGGGCGCAGCGCAGGTCGCGCGGAGTGAAGCCGCCCTTCGGCGGCAGGGCGCGGCGGATCGACTCGTCGCTGAACGGTATCGTCGGCCGCAGATCGGCGGGCAGCTCGTCCGCCCACGGCGCTGCCGTGCTGACGCCCTCGGCGAGCATGCGCACCTGGGCCAGTGCGACGAGAGGCACTCGCATCGTCCACTCGGTGAGCCGGCCGAGGGCCCGCAGCGCCCAGACCGGGGCCGGAACCACCACGACCCGCCGCTCCACGACCCGAGCGACACGACGCACCGCATCGCTCAGCAGCAGCTCTTCGGCACCTGTCACGGCCACCGTCTGGCGTGGCATCCTGCCGTCGGTCGCGGCCTGCAGGATGCGGGTCAGGTCGTCGACGGGGATGGGCCGGATCGGCCGCTCGACAAAGCCCACCGTCGCGAACAGCGGAATCGTCTGAACGGTGCGGCTCAGGTGGTCGACGAGGTGGTCGCCGTGGCCGTAGATCATGCCGGCCTTGAGGATCGTGTAGTCGAGGCCTGAGGAGCGGATCAACTCTTCGGCGGCCCACTTCGACTCGTGATAGGCCGAGCCGCAATCGGGGCGGGCCCGGAGGAAGCTCAGCATGACGATCTTCGTCACGCCGGCGCGCGTCGCTGCGGCCAGCACGCCAGCCGTGCCCTCGATGTGCACCCGCTGATACGTCTGGTCGCCGATCTCGCGGTTGATGCCGGCGCAGTGCACCACCGTGTCGCACCCGGCAAAGGCTCGGGTGAGGGCCTCGACGTCGTCGATCTCGACGCCGGTTCGGCGCGAGACCTGGACCGTCGCAACACCCGCCGCGTCGAGACGAGCGGACATATGCCGGCCGACGAATCCGGTGCCTCCGGTGATCGCGACGCTCACGCGCGGGCCGTCTTCGCGCCGGCTTTGCCCGACGTGCCCTTCGCGGCGTCCTTCGCGGCGGCCTTCTTCGCAGCGGAGCCATTCTTGGCCTTCACCTCGCGCACGGTGCGCATCACGATCTGCTCGGGGCACACGCTCGAGAGGAAGTCGCCGACCGAGAGCGCGAGGGTGTCGCCGACGAGCGAGTACAGGATGCGATTGGCGTCGCGACGCTCGGTGACCAGACCTGCAGCGCGCAGGACGCCGAGGTGGCGGGAGATCGTCGGCCCCGACGCGTCGAAGCGCGAGGCGATGTCACCCGCGGCGACCTCGCCGCCCTTGAGGTCTTGCAGGATCTGCCGTCGCGTGGGGTGCGCAAGAGCGGTGAACACGTCGCTGGTGGAATCGGCCATGTGTGCACTATAGCACCAGAGCTAAATAGCCCCTCTGGACTCTCCCTCTCCTCGCTCCACCATCGGGACGT
This window encodes:
- a CDS encoding metalloregulator ArsR/SmtB family transcription factor → MADSTSDVFTALAHPTRRQILQDLKGGEVAAGDIASRFDASGPTISRHLGVLRAAGLVTERRDANRILYSLVGDTLALSVGDFLSSVCPEQIVMRTVREVKAKNGSAAKKAAAKDAAKGTSGKAGAKTARA
- a CDS encoding SDR family oxidoreductase, which produces MTGGGSGLGLAIATALAGHGARVLLWGRRPAVLEEAASGIGAQAAFDVVDVRDPEAVDAAAERAFDDAPLTGLVNSAAANFIAPTESLSPRAYRAVASTVMDGSFFTTHALGKRWIAQAASGSVVSLLTTWVDTGSAFVVPSAMAKAAVNAMTMSLAVEWARYGIRLNAVAPGPIPTDFAWEVLDPGAAAGAPDVIGATDVRGIPAGRHGTPAEVANLVMFLLSDACDYLTGETVAMDGGQHLAGPSTFAGLTALTVDDWAAIRERGKAAAAATKARQQQQQQQQQ
- a CDS encoding SDR family oxidoreductase — encoded protein: MSVAITGGTGFVGRHMSARLDAAGVATVQVSRRTGVEIDDVEALTRAFAGCDTVVHCAGINREIGDQTYQRVHIEGTAGVLAAATRAGVTKIVMLSFLRARPDCGSAYHESKWAAEELIRSSGLDYTILKAGMIYGHGDHLVDHLSRTVQTIPLFATVGFVERPIRPIPVDDLTRILQAATDGRMPRQTVAVTGAEELLLSDAVRRVARVVERRVVVVPAPVWALRALGRLTEWTMRVPLVALAQVRMLAEGVSTAAPWADELPADLRPTIPFSDESIRRALPPKGGFTPRDLRCARLSSSV